In Mastigocladopsis repens PCC 10914, a single window of DNA contains:
- a CDS encoding LCP family protein — MTIQKTSATENHNPQNHNRKGWLLWLGLGGMAMVSATAGGLLAFSLTSTPLMQADLSPREAAVFDTDHISGQGLQFSELTRPVNILVMGMSVLSTDIQSPHEQTKNLGYLPQVNSFDGLSDVMLLLRFNPEKKKIVMLSIPRDTRVPIEGHGVGKINAANVEGGPALSAKTISTLLGGVEIDRYVRINILGVSKLIDALGGVTVDVPKDMKYQDDSQHLYINLKKGLQHLNGDQALQLLRYRHDSRGDIGRVERQQMVIRALMEQTLNPQTLGRFPKIVKVIQSHIDTNLRVEELMTLAGFGMQTNGSDVEMLMVPGKFSAKGEFDASYWMPDGDRIAAMMTQHFDLESVTRQAFDPSHLHITLQDTTGSESTSLEGLMTTLQQAGYSNVYISKSWSEPVSETHIIAQPEDNASAEAIRSTLGFGEVQVQSTHHLDSHITIVLGKDWLQQQSTDLSY, encoded by the coding sequence GTGACCATTCAAAAAACTTCTGCGACAGAAAACCATAATCCTCAGAACCACAACCGAAAAGGTTGGTTATTATGGTTAGGTTTGGGCGGGATGGCGATGGTTTCAGCAACAGCGGGAGGGTTGTTAGCATTTTCTTTGACCAGTACACCTTTAATGCAGGCAGATTTGAGTCCACGCGAGGCGGCAGTTTTTGATACCGATCACATCTCCGGACAGGGGCTGCAATTTTCTGAGTTAACTCGCCCCGTCAATATTTTAGTTATGGGAATGAGCGTACTCTCAACAGATATTCAAAGCCCTCATGAACAAACTAAAAATCTCGGATACCTACCTCAGGTTAACTCCTTTGATGGTCTTTCGGATGTTATGCTTTTGCTGCGATTTAATCCAGAAAAGAAAAAAATAGTCATGCTTTCTATTCCCAGAGATACCCGTGTCCCTATTGAGGGGCATGGTGTGGGGAAAATTAATGCAGCGAATGTTGAAGGTGGACCGGCTTTAAGTGCCAAGACTATCAGTACACTGTTGGGAGGAGTAGAAATTGACCGATATGTGCGGATAAATATTTTGGGAGTTAGCAAGCTGATAGATGCTTTGGGAGGAGTGACGGTTGATGTCCCTAAAGATATGAAATACCAAGATGATTCCCAGCACTTATACATCAATTTAAAGAAAGGGTTGCAGCATCTCAACGGCGACCAAGCATTACAACTGTTGCGCTACCGTCATGATAGCCGTGGGGATATTGGTCGGGTTGAGCGACAGCAAATGGTTATAAGGGCACTGATGGAGCAAACCCTCAACCCCCAGACTTTAGGACGATTCCCTAAAATTGTCAAGGTTATTCAATCTCATATCGACACTAATTTGAGGGTTGAAGAGTTGATGACACTGGCAGGTTTTGGAATGCAAACCAATGGCTCGGATGTAGAGATGTTAATGGTTCCGGGTAAGTTTAGCGCGAAGGGGGAGTTTGATGCTAGCTACTGGATGCCAGATGGCGATCGCATCGCTGCTATGATGACTCAACACTTTGATTTAGAGTCGGTAACACGACAAGCATTTGATCCAAGTCATTTGCACATAACTCTTCAAGACACCACAGGTAGCGAAAGCACGAGTCTCGAAGGTTTAATGACAACTTTACAACAAGCTGGTTATTCCAATGTTTATATATCTAAGTCTTGGAGTGAGCCTGTCAGTGAGACTCATATTATCGCCCAACCAGAAGATAACGCAAGTGCTGAAGCTATTCGCAGTACTTTGGGGTTTGGGGAAGTCCAAGTGCAAAGCACCCATCACCTCGACTCACATATTACCATCGTGCTGGGAAAGGATTGGTTGCAGCAACAATCTACTGATTTGTCTTATTAA
- a CDS encoding SWIM zinc finger family protein, with protein sequence MAKFSRTWWGDRFIKALEAFTDDSRLQRGRSYARGGKVLSFEIEQNHITAMVKGSVNPYFGVYKEPTYHISIEITPIAKTRWKEIIQQLSSKASIVSRLLLNEVPENIEDSFSELGLHLLPHNKKDFKTSCSCPDYANPCKHIAGVYYLVASQLDQNPFLLFELRGLSKAELQAKLAESPLGKALSEELDAKEVKIEASTSFYTKLSKQQIHQKPTAREFWLGTKRLPQTIEVATPSAVSAILIKKQGDFPAFWQKDNSFIEAMEELYQRVKTKNQNLM encoded by the coding sequence ATGGCTAAATTTAGTCGAACTTGGTGGGGCGATCGCTTTATTAAAGCACTGGAAGCTTTTACCGATGATTCTAGACTCCAACGTGGACGCTCTTATGCTCGTGGTGGTAAAGTGTTGAGCTTTGAGATTGAGCAAAATCACATCACGGCTATGGTAAAAGGGTCAGTTAATCCCTATTTTGGAGTTTACAAAGAACCAACATACCACATTTCAATTGAAATTACACCCATTGCCAAAACACGTTGGAAGGAAATTATCCAACAACTTTCATCCAAAGCGAGTATTGTTTCTCGACTGCTGCTTAATGAAGTCCCAGAAAACATTGAAGACTCCTTTTCGGAATTAGGATTACACCTATTACCTCATAACAAAAAAGACTTTAAAACTTCATGTTCTTGTCCAGATTATGCCAATCCCTGCAAACATATTGCTGGAGTTTACTATTTAGTCGCTTCTCAACTGGATCAGAACCCATTTTTGCTATTTGAACTACGAGGGTTATCCAAAGCAGAACTTCAGGCAAAACTAGCTGAGTCGCCCTTGGGTAAAGCACTTTCAGAAGAACTCGATGCTAAAGAAGTTAAGATAGAGGCTTCAACTTCTTTCTATACAAAACTTTCTAAACAGCAGATTCACCAAAAGCCAACTGCAAGGGAATTTTGGTTAGGGACAAAGCGATTACCTCAAACCATTGAAGTTGCAACTCCAAGCGCAGTTTCAGCAATTTTGATTAAGAAACAGGGGGATTTTCCTGCTTTTTGGCAAAAGGATAATTCTTTTATTGAAGCAATGGAGGAATTATATCAGCGAGTGAAAACGAAAAATCAGAATTTGATGTGA
- a CDS encoding putative toxin-antitoxin system toxin component, PIN family: MKVVVDVNVWISALLWGGVPDKVLILAEDKKITIFASKALFLELETTLRRRKFQSKIQSLDLNVDDVINVTKDVIQMCPDISVDAPQLRDSKDNKILAAAVAASAEVIITGDLDLLVLTEFNQIPILTPQDFLSRYFPES; the protein is encoded by the coding sequence ATGAAAGTTGTAGTTGATGTTAACGTTTGGATATCAGCTTTGTTGTGGGGAGGTGTACCAGATAAAGTTTTAATACTTGCAGAAGACAAGAAAATTACTATTTTTGCTTCTAAAGCTTTATTTCTAGAATTAGAAACAACTTTACGCCGTAGAAAATTTCAGTCCAAAATCCAATCTTTAGATTTGAATGTAGATGATGTCATTAATGTGACAAAAGATGTCATACAGATGTGTCCAGATATTTCTGTTGATGCACCTCAACTACGCGATTCCAAAGATAATAAAATTTTAGCTGCAGCTGTTGCAGCGAGTGCGGAAGTCATTATTACTGGTGATTTAGATTTACTAGTCTTGACTGAATTTAATCAAATTCCCATTTTGACACCTCAAGATTTTCTGTCTCGCTATTTTCCGGAAAGCTGA
- a CDS encoding cryptochrome/photolyase family protein — protein sequence MSDLILFWHRRDLRISDNTGLLAARKQSPKVVGVFCLDPNILERDDVAPVRVTYMIGCLQSLQERYAQAGSQLLVLHANPTKAIPELAAAVGAQAVFWNWDVEPYSQERDRTVIEALKEKGIQFLPENWDQLLHSPEDIRTGSNAPYTVYTPFWKNWSNKPKASPVETSHGASLQNMTGLTEAEKEIAKASGVIELPSAKDLGFHWDGELVIAPGEAAAQERLEEFCASAINEYKEQRNFPAVDGTSRLSAALKFGVIGIRTVWQATVEALENSRSEETETSIRAWQQELAWREFYQHAMYHFPELAEGAFRETLKNFPYDNNEEYFQAWCEGRTGYPIVDAAMRQMNELGWMHNRCRMIVANFLTKDLLINPQLGEKYFMQKLIDGDLSANNGGWQWSASSGMDPKPLRIFNPASQAQKFDQEGDYIRQWVPELRSMDTEYLVTGKISPLERDAIGYPHPIVDHNQQQRQFKERYQRQKDGLGTLG from the coding sequence ATGTCTGATTTAATTCTGTTTTGGCATCGTCGCGATTTGCGTATTTCGGATAACACAGGACTCTTGGCTGCACGAAAGCAGAGTCCAAAGGTCGTGGGTGTGTTTTGCCTCGACCCAAATATTTTGGAACGCGATGATGTTGCTCCGGTTCGAGTGACTTACATGATTGGCTGTTTGCAGTCGCTACAGGAGCGATATGCTCAAGCTGGTAGCCAGTTGTTAGTTCTCCACGCCAATCCTACGAAAGCAATTCCAGAACTGGCAGCGGCTGTTGGCGCTCAGGCTGTATTTTGGAATTGGGATGTAGAACCTTATTCTCAAGAACGCGATCGCACCGTTATAGAAGCGCTGAAAGAAAAAGGTATCCAGTTTCTTCCAGAAAACTGGGATCAGCTACTACACTCCCCAGAAGATATTCGTACTGGTTCCAACGCTCCTTACACCGTTTATACTCCCTTTTGGAAAAATTGGAGTAACAAACCAAAGGCGTCTCCTGTAGAGACGAGCCATGGCGCGTCTCTACAAAATATGACGGGATTGACAGAAGCTGAAAAGGAAATTGCAAAGGCTTCTGGAGTGATAGAATTACCCTCAGCCAAAGATTTAGGTTTCCACTGGGATGGAGAATTGGTCATTGCACCTGGTGAGGCGGCGGCGCAAGAACGGTTAGAGGAATTTTGCGCCAGTGCGATTAATGAATACAAAGAACAGCGCAATTTCCCCGCAGTTGATGGTACATCCAGATTGAGTGCGGCTTTGAAATTTGGTGTGATTGGGATTCGCACCGTTTGGCAAGCAACTGTGGAGGCGTTAGAAAATAGCCGCAGTGAGGAAACAGAAACCAGCATCCGTGCATGGCAACAGGAACTAGCGTGGCGGGAATTTTATCAACACGCGATGTATCACTTCCCAGAACTAGCAGAGGGTGCTTTCCGAGAAACTCTGAAAAACTTTCCTTATGACAATAACGAAGAATACTTCCAAGCTTGGTGTGAAGGTAGAACTGGCTATCCCATCGTAGATGCAGCAATGCGCCAGATGAATGAACTTGGCTGGATGCACAACCGCTGTCGGATGATTGTCGCGAATTTCCTAACCAAAGACTTGCTGATAAATCCCCAATTGGGAGAAAAATACTTTATGCAGAAGCTGATTGATGGCGATTTATCTGCCAACAATGGTGGCTGGCAATGGAGTGCTTCTAGCGGTATGGACCCCAAACCCTTGCGAATATTCAACCCTGCAAGTCAGGCGCAAAAGTTTGACCAAGAGGGGGACTACATCAGGCAATGGGTTCCGGAATTGCGGTCTATGGATACGGAATATTTGGTAACTGGTAAAATTTCACCTTTAGAACGGGATGCTATTGGCTATCCTCATCCAATTGTGGATCACAATCAACAGCAACGACAGTTTAAAGAGCGATATCAACGGCAAAAAGATGGATTAGGAACGCTGGGCTGA
- a CDS encoding class I SAM-dependent methyltransferase, producing the protein MNYYDKIAQIYDQTRWLTEPVAEEVADFILELVCAIPETSFLEPGVGTGLNVLPFVRRGYSVTGIDISEEMLEQFRQKFNEIPPNLKLIHTDASHLPFPDNSFDVVLTVHMVHTVSDWKAFLDDINRVLKPRGFYLNCQWITPPVRKEFEDYFRAILAKYQGYKQKSKRINAAIQEINVEEYFHSKGCKSNYFVAKEWTVKNTVRELLGFFRARAYGLCWQVPDEIFHKIMNELEEFCIQHYKSLEEVLSSEAKFEIWAYRVV; encoded by the coding sequence ATGAACTATTACGACAAGATTGCACAAATCTATGACCAAACGCGCTGGTTAACAGAGCCAGTGGCAGAGGAAGTGGCAGACTTTATCCTTGAACTTGTTTGTGCAATACCTGAGACATCTTTTCTAGAACCAGGTGTTGGTACAGGTTTAAATGTTCTTCCCTTCGTTAGGCGTGGTTATTCAGTCACAGGAATTGATATTTCTGAAGAAATGCTCGAGCAGTTCCGTCAGAAATTTAATGAAATTCCCCCAAATTTGAAGTTGATTCATACTGATGCTTCACATTTGCCTTTTCCAGACAATAGCTTCGACGTTGTACTGACTGTTCATATGGTTCATACTGTTTCTGATTGGAAAGCATTTTTGGATGACATTAATCGAGTACTGAAACCTAGAGGCTTTTATCTCAACTGTCAATGGATCACGCCGCCAGTTCGCAAAGAATTTGAAGATTATTTTCGAGCTATCCTGGCTAAGTATCAGGGTTATAAGCAAAAATCAAAGCGTATCAATGCAGCCATCCAAGAAATAAATGTAGAGGAATATTTCCACAGCAAAGGATGCAAGTCAAATTACTTCGTTGCCAAAGAATGGACAGTTAAAAACACAGTCAGAGAGTTATTAGGTTTTTTTAGAGCACGAGCATACGGCTTATGTTGGCAGGTACCAGATGAGATATTTCACAAGATTATGAATGAACTTGAAGAGTTTTGTATTCAGCATTACAAATCTCTCGAAGAAGTTCTCTCTTCTGAAGCTAAGTTTGAAATATGGGCTTATAGAGTAGTTTAA
- a CDS encoding four helix bundle protein has translation MKREPAKTFQDLIVWQKAHQFVLGVYRFSTDFPKTEIYGLTSQLRRAAVSIPANIAEGFRKKTAPDKLRFLNIAHCSLEECRYYLILAKDLEYGNTLDLTSQLEEVSRLLTAYSTSILNSDF, from the coding sequence ATGAAGAGGGAGCCAGCAAAGACTTTTCAGGATTTGATTGTTTGGCAAAAGGCGCATCAATTTGTTTTAGGAGTCTATCGGTTTAGTACTGATTTCCCTAAAACAGAAATTTACGGATTAACTTCCCAACTGAGACGAGCAGCAGTTTCTATTCCAGCTAATATTGCAGAAGGATTTAGGAAAAAAACGGCTCCTGATAAACTGCGATTTCTCAATATTGCCCATTGTTCGCTAGAAGAGTGCCGTTATTACTTAATTCTGGCAAAAGACCTTGAATATGGAAACACTTTAGATTTGACATCTCAACTTGAAGAAGTGAGCAGGTTGCTAACAGCCTATTCCACTTCCATTCTCAATTCCGACTTCTGA